The Desulfobacteraceae bacterium DNA segment CCCTCACCGTGGCGGGTCCTCCTTCCCAGCCTCCGGGGCCGCCCCCTTCCCTTTCAGAAGCGCCAGCGCCAGGGGCCCCACCGCGCTTCCCAGGCCCATGACGACAAAGGCCGCACCCCAAGCCAGGGTGGGGGTGCCCTGCAGAAGATCCAGGGCAAGGCCTGTCGCCAGCGGCCCCAGAAAGGCCGCCGTGAACCCCAGGGTGGAATGCACCGCCAGCGTTGCGCCGCGGCCGCCGGCCGGCGCGCTGGCCACCGCCCCGGCGGTCAGCGAGGCCGAGTCCCCCAGCACGGCAACCCCGTAGAAAAGCGCCAGAGCCACCACCACCCCATAGGGCAGCGGGGCCGCGAAGCCGACCCCGAAGCCCAGCAGGGCCGAGACCAGCATGATGGCGACAATGGTCTTGGGCCGCCCCAAGCGCCGGCAGAGCTCGTTTCCGCCGATGCTGGCGGGCAGGCCGATGAGATTCACCAGGGCCACCACCTGGGTGGGGCTCAAGCCGGCCGCACCCCCAGGCTGCAACTGGCGGCTGAATGCCAGAAAGGCCACCATCCAGGAGCGCAGGCTGAAGAGCTCCCACATGTGGGCGGCATAGCCTAGGATGTAGGCCATGGCCTGCCGGCTGCGCAGCACCACCGCCAGACCGGCGGCGAAGCGGGGGGCGGCCAGGTTCCTGTCCACCCGCCCGGGGGGGGCGCCGAACCCCGCCAACAGCACGCCCGCCAGGGTCAGCAGCCCCGAGGCGGCGAAGGCCCAGCGCCAGCCCAGGGCCGCGTGAACCTCGCCGGCCAGCAGGTAGGAGAGGCTCGCCCCGACGCTGAAAGATGCCGTGTAGAAGGAGACGTAGCGCGATTGGCGCGGCCCCGCGACATGGTCGCTCAGGAGCTTCAGCCCCGGCATGTAGACGCCGGCCAGACTGACCCCGGCCAGAAAGCGGAAAACCAGCGCCGACCAGAAGCCCTCTGCCAGCCAGGCAAAGCCCAGCGCGGCCGCGACCCCGGTGAGCAGCCCGAAAAGCAGGATCCCGCGGGCGTCACGCCGGTCGGTCAGGACGGTCAAAAGCGGCACCGCGAGCACATAGGCCCCGTAGTAGACCGCGCTCAACCAGCCGGCCTGGACGTTGCTCAAGCCCCAGGCCTCGAGAAAAAAGGGCAGCAGCGCGGCAAAGGTCGCCAGCCCCGCCAGCCCGAGGATTTCCACCCCGCAAAGCAGCAGGGTCACCCCCAGCGGCGCTCTGGGCTCATCTGGCATGGCCGCCCGGCCCCGGCGTGAGGTCAAAGAGGTCGCTGGGTGACCTACGCCTGGTTTTGGGGGGAAATATCGGCCTCCGGAAAGATGAGCTTGGCCCCGGTGGGAGCCCGAAAGGTGCTAGCGAGCATTGGGAGAGGGGCTTTGAGAATTTTGGGAATATCATCGCAGTTGTCGCTGGACTGGCTATTTGTTGATTCAAATAAAGAAATTCACTATCAGTGACAAAAACGAGGGCAGCAAGGGGATGACGATCATTCCCAGAAAAGCCTCGATTGATTTGAAATTAAAGGGCCACACGGGAATTGTCTGGATCAGATTGTTACGGGTTTCCTCCAGCTTCTCAAAAATTTTAACGCCGTTTTCCAGGTTCGCATTTTGGAAATCGGCGCGAATCAATTCTTCAAACAGCATTTTCTCTTTTTGACTTATGCGGGATATGAGCCTCTCTTTTTCCGCCTTCATTTGGTAGTGTGGAGCACCCAGCGGGAAAAAAAACAGCAGCGGCGCCAATATGGCATAGCCGCCGAGCATCAGTGGATTTCCGATGTCTGAAAACAGGGAGAGATCCTGAACCATTATTTTATCGATGACCTTCAGGGAAATATACACTCCGAACAGTAGGAGAATGTAGTTGAAAAACATACAGGTGCTGCTGATCCGCTTGAGCCCACAGCTCCCATCAGGATGCCAAGGGTCCAGTTTGATATTGAACTTCCCGGCATTGAAAAATTCGTGAAGCCCCCAGGAAAAGATCACCACCTTCCAAATCAAAACCAGAGCCCAGTATATCAGGACAACTTGAATCAACGCAGCATAGGCCCCCACAGGCGTGAGCCCTTGTCGGCTGCTTAGAACATCCATCAGGATCGGCCCTCCCACCATCCAGCTTGGATCCTCATGATCCAAAATCTGCTGGAAATACAAATAGTTCAAGACAAATGTGGCCCCCATGAAGACCACGGGGTGAAGGTAACCGTTAAACCGGGCCGCAAGCCACTTACGGAAATTGTCGATTTGTTCGGGTTGCTTTTCTTGAAGCGTGTTTTCGAAGAGGTATTCAAATAAATCGGGGATCCCCTG contains these protein-coding regions:
- a CDS encoding MFS transporter, which translates into the protein MPDEPRAPLGVTLLLCGVEILGLAGLATFAALLPFFLEAWGLSNVQAGWLSAVYYGAYVLAVPLLTVLTDRRDARGILLFGLLTGVAAALGFAWLAEGFWSALVFRFLAGVSLAGVYMPGLKLLSDHVAGPRQSRYVSFYTASFSVGASLSYLLAGEVHAALGWRWAFAASGLLTLAGVLLAGFGAPPGRVDRNLAAPRFAAGLAVVLRSRQAMAYILGYAAHMWELFSLRSWMVAFLAFSRQLQPGGAAGLSPTQVVALVNLIGLPASIGGNELCRRLGRPKTIVAIMLVSALLGFGVGFAAPLPYGVVVALALFYGVAVLGDSASLTAGAVASAPAGGRGATLAVHSTLGFTAAFLGPLATGLALDLLQGTPTLAWGAAFVVMGLGSAVGPLALALLKGKGAAPEAGKEDPPR